One Archocentrus centrarchus isolate MPI-CPG fArcCen1 chromosome 14, fArcCen1, whole genome shotgun sequence DNA window includes the following coding sequences:
- the stk36 gene encoding serine/threonine-protein kinase 36, producing the protein MNSYHVLELVGEGSFGRVYKGRRKCTGMMVALKFITKVGRSENQLRSLKREIEIMRGLQHPNIIQLFDSFETENEVVVVTEYAEGQLFQILQDDGNLPESQVREIACQLVSALYYLHSHRILHRDMKPQNILLGKTGVVKLCDFGFARAMSVYTLVLTSIKGTPLYMSPELVEEKPYDHTADLWSLGCILYELHTGAPPFYTNSIFHLMQLIVRDQVKWPDTMTSICTSFLKGLLTKDPQKRLSWPDLLFHPFVADGVLVLPDTDVSNPLTVTPSPDVLALKRMQVAEKSLPASVQSRLLRKVMEQRDSRNKAVTVPAGSDSAKKNKDGTGNAATAAASSPRVSNPKPSNGDDSVASGQLGMTATNQSLDLKTQANLTSKHRGQISVDYEKEFPSMKIGPRPVRWCNEESQAKLQWQNVNNKEYWENLTQESDPSRQQREVLDYSVIIPQIKSKIQECKAQLTGGMVKELQQIHQPLRVLRNLIAMADVEKLNHIGRELGLPRVLFDLIKDTVESSDFIKQQQSIPVLQEMITVLMIYWEKHFDWVKQEHSLEEFTKSFKTILTQPNLSPLAPLAASVLSLFKQHNVDVDVDVEKLTFLLKTLVLDPCETHISLPSGWGLCDGLLSLLLDTLYEHENGPVPSDLNPVVFLDLWEKIGMSLGSTTPDFDFCSVNGLYSFLCAVLFVFTKDPYLCIPLFCESGSKCVHTLGRLLGTDCLHLFAEGSPVRPEVDLSHDTLSALCCHLLCFPFALDLPSHTVSTILQLYDSCGIVTSLLQVIQTLPPPLLELPLSLLSRLLLCDPQRSVCHLTKAASCFFSACWDGQLTASRHQSPLTRTASSLLSDFLQLDTLWDSAVELLTVLSQIACCPSCPLQLHVETSVLQHALAHSCDQIRAATCRLLGNINSFRPPTPDILQPDIFKGMIDCLHDSCTPVRRMACRAVGSWLGYIAVLCSTSWCKEKQQNKEKYSDTEAAGDLETITEQGVHEEEERRWTQEARRTVAMLVSLIADPDDLTRRHCCAALANLVNVDGAMSLLLQENAPSLLLRTACMDSHNAVRKAAIGTLCLYSRQDAMRQVLMSLNAREKLLQASQHPSLQCLYHQLIGQL; encoded by the exons ATGAACTCGTATCACGTTTTGGAGCTGGTGGGTGAGGGCTCGTTTGGCCGAGTTTACAAGGGAAGGAGAAAGTGTACCGGCATG ATGGTGGCTCTTAAATTCATAACAAAGGTGGGCCGGTCTGAAAACCAGCTGCGAAGTCTCAAGAGAGAAATTGAAATTATGAGGGGCCTTCAACATCCAAATATTATCCAGCTCTTTGACAGCTTTGAGACTGAAAATGag GTTGTGGTTGTCACTGAGTATGCAGAGGGTCAGTTGTTCCAGATTCTTCAGGATGATGGAAACTTACCAGAGAGCCAG GTCCGTGAGATTGCCTGCCAACTGGTCTCTGCTCTGTACTATTTACATTCCCATCGCATTCTCCATCGTGACATGAAACCACAAAACATCCTGCTAGGAAAAACCGGTGTGGTGAAACTCTGCGATTTTGG GTTTGCCAGAGCGATGAGTGTCTACACCTTAGTGCTAACTTCCATCAAGGGAACACCACTGTACATGTCTCCTGAGCTGGTAGAGGAGAAACCATATGACCACACCGCTGATCTCTGGTCTTTGGGTTGCATCCTTTATGAACTCCACACGGGGGCGCCTCCGTTCTACACTAACTCCATCTTCCATCTAATGCAGCTCATTGTGAGAGACCAAGTGAAATGGCCAGACACTATGACTAGCATTTGCACG AGTTTCCTGAAAGGCTTATTGACCAAAGACCCCCAGAAAAGGTTGTCATGGCCAGACCTCTTGTTCCATCCCTTTGTTGCTGATGGAGTTCTAG tgttgccaGACACAGATGTGTCCAACCCTTTGACAGTCACACCCAGCCCTGATGTGCTGGCGCTGAAACGCATGCAAGTAGCAGAAAAGTCTTTACCAGCTTCTGTACAGAGCAGATTGTTGCGAAAGGTCATGGAACAAAGGGACAGCCGTAATAAGGCAGTGACAGTGCCAGCAGGCAGTGACAGTGCCAAA AAAAATAAGGATGGAACGGGAAACGCTGCAACGGCAGCAGCCTCGTCCCCTAGAGTGAGCAACCCCAAGCCCTCCAATGGTGATGATTCTGTTGCCTCAGGTCAGCTGGGCATGACTGCTACCAATCAAAGCCTCGACCTGAAGACTCAAGCCAACTTGACATCAAAACACAG GGGTCAGATAAGCGTGGACTATGAGAAGGAATTTCCCTCTATGAAGATCGGGCCACGACCCGTGCGGTGGTGCAATGAGGAAAGTCAGGCCAAACTGCAATGGCAG AATGTCAACAACAAGGAGTATTGGGAGAATCTGACCCAAGAATCTGATCCAAGCAGACAGCAGAGAGAAGTATTAGACTACAGTGTCATTATACCTCAAATTAAATCCAAGATCCAGGAATGTAAAGCTCAG CTAACAGGGGGCATGGTAAAAGAACTTCAGCAGATTCACCAACCACTGAGGGTCCTACGTAATCTGATAGCGATGGCTGATGTTGAGAAGTTGAACCATATCGGCCGTGAACTTGGACTACCCCGTGTTCTCTTTGACCTGATCAAGGATACAGTAGAAAGCTCAGATTTTATTAAG CAACAGCAGAGTATCCCTGTCCTTCAAGAAATGATCACGGTGCTCATGATCTACTGGGAGAAGCACTTCGACTGGGTGAAACAGGAACATAG CCTGGAAGAGTTCACCAAGTCTTTCAAAACAATTCTTACTCAACCCAATCTCAGTCCTTTGGCA CCTctggctgcttctgttttgtctctgtTCAAACAACACAATGTGGATGTCGACGTTGATGTGGAGAAACTAACATTCTTGCTGAAAACTCTGGTTTTGGACCCATGTGAG ACCCACATTTCTCTACCCTCTGGATGGGGACTCTGTGATGGCCTCCTCTCTTTGCTGCTAGACACACTTTATGag CATGAGAATGGCCCTGTGCCTTCAGATTTAAATCCAGTTGTGTTTCTGGATCTGTGGGAAAAGATTGGCATGTCACTAGGAAGCACAACACCAGACTTTGACTTCTGTTCAGTAAATG gacTGTATTCCTTCCTCTGTGCTGTGCTCTTTGTCTTCACCAAGGATCCGTATTTGTGCATTCCTCTGTTTTGTGAAAGTGGATCAAAATGCGTACACACTCTTGGCCGCCTGCTGGGCACTGACTG TCTTCATTTGTTTGCCGAGGGCAGCCCTGTGAGACCTGAGGTGGATCTGAGTCACGACACTTTATCTGCACTATGCTGCCACTTATTATGTTTTCCATttgccctggacctgccttcacACACCGTGTCCACAATTCTCCAGTTGTATGACAGCTGTGGTATTGTTACAAGCCTCCTGCAG GTAATTCAAACCCTTCCTCCTCCACTACTAGAGCTGCCTCTCTCCCTGCTGAGCCGTTTGCTCTTGTGTGATCCCCAGCGCTCTGTTTGCCACCTCACAAAAGCAGCTTCTTGCTTTTTCTCGGCATGCTGGGACGGCCAGCTCACTGCTTCCAGACATCAGAGTCCTCTAACCAGAACTGCCAGCTCTCTGCTCTCTGATTTCCTGCAGCTGGATACGCTGTGGGACTCTGCCGTGGAGCTCCTCACTGTATTGTCTCAGATAGCCTGTTGTCCCTCCTGTCCCCTTCAGCTTCATGTAGAAACCTCGGTGCTGCAGCATGCACTGGCTCATTCCTGTGACCAAATCAGGGCTGCCACATGTAGACTTTTGGGAAATATAAATTCATTCAGGCCTCCTACACCAGACATCCTGCAACCTGACATTTTCAAAGGCATGATTGACTGTCTTCATGATTCTTGCACGCCTGTCCGGAGAATGGCTTGCAGGGCAGTTGGAAGCTGGTTGGGCTATATTGCAGTATTGTGTAGTACAAGTTGGTGCAAAGAGAAGcaacaaaataaagagaaatacTCAGATACTGAGGCAGCAGGTGATTTGGAAACAATAACCGAGCAAGGAGttcatgaggaggaggagagaaggtgGACACAGGAAGCCAGGAGGACGGTGGCCATGCTGGTATCTCTAATCGCTGATCCTGATGACCTCACACGTCGTCACTGCTGTGCAGCCCTGGCAAACCTGGTAAATGTTGATGGAGCCATGTCCTTGCTGCTGCAGGAAAACGCGCCCAGTTTGCTTCTTCGAACTGCATGCATGGATTCCCATAATGCAGTGAGAAAAGCTGCCATAGGAACTTTATGCCTGTACAGCCGGCAGGATGCCATGCGGCAG GTCCTGATGTCCCTGAATGCTAGAGAAAAACTTCTTCAGGCCTCACAACATCCTTCTCTGCAGTGCCTTTATCATCAGCTCATTGGACAGCTGTGA
- the atf5a gene encoding uncharacterized protein atf5a encodes MMATSAPVWKTLLVCPADPLALSHPQANHSQSQGCRGEVSEESQHLIGDGHTDWMTEEVDFSSYLPNPPSPPSSTNASLPPSPLQNDIQVPSDLEVMTSLLQEELAQLEDYFLSEPLPEKGPRLGKCDRGPLPAGPPPFTQLPYASYAASNQSESSPLLVTLATGELDLLSICGGPIGRSKIPRHAPYSCSRPSGCGRKRVPDGVRFSEGYDSSLLSSKGSNSGNSAVTLSGNYGCVEDDQVVGKSYCLGSAVEVRRCAVIPKEEKNCCFTQDVIGGAKIVGGGFGFGGSLDVPHKKEDLLMYSMREVSGGAGNSDVLNSIKTSVEVTKATVSWKTESSEGCYLPTTPQSEAYHNFLGSINEQVKSESLQIGQHDLHCNFLEDQGPECLLMARDSLNLESSGHRQACRLKEDHCAVKYEVDIIPVEGGERKQKKRDQNKTAAHRYRQRKRAELDSLEEQLHCLEGRNRELRDKAESVEREIQYVKDLLIEVYKARSQRLKQDTTA; translated from the exons ATGATGGCAACATCAGCTCCTGTTTGGAAGACTCTTCTTGTCTGCCCGGCAGAccccctcgctctctctcacccACAGGCTAACCACAGCCAATCACAGGGGTGCAGGGGGGAGGTGTCAGAGGAGAGTCAGCACTTAATTG GTGATGGTCACACTGACTGGATGACGGAAGAAGTGGATTTCTCCTCGTACCTCCCAAACCCTccttcccctccctcctctaCTAATGCCTCCCTTCCCCCTTCACCCCTTCAGAATGATATCCAGGTGCCCTCTGACTTGGAGGTCATGACCTCCCTGCTGCAAGAGGAACTTGCCCAACTAGAGGACTACTTCCTGTCTGAACCACTGCCAGAGAAAGGGCCGAGGCTGGGAAAATGCGACAGGGGTCCACTGCCTGCGGGTCCTCCGCCATTCACTCAGCTGCCATACGCATCATATGCTGCGTCCAACCAATCGGAATCCAGCCCACTTCTTGTTACCTTGGCAACCGGAGAACTGGACCTGCTGAGTATCTGTGGCGGGCCCATTGGGCGCTCCAAAATTCCAAGACACGCCCCGTACAGCTGCAGTCGACCCAGTGGGTGTGGTAGGAAAAGAGTTCCTGACGGTGTGAGGTTCAGTGAAGGTTATGACAGCAGTTTGTTGAGTTCCAAAGGAAGTAACTCAGGTAACTCAGCTGTGACCCTTTCAGGTAATTATGGTTGTGTAGAGGACGACCAGGTGGTAGGAAAAAGCTACTGCTTGGGCAGTGCAGTCGAAGTTAGACGATGTGCCGTTATAcccaaagaagagaaaaattgTTGCTTCACTCAAGATGTGATAGGTGGTGCGAAGATTGTTGGTGGTGGATTTGGCTTTGGTGGATCACTGGATGTCCCCCATAAGAAAGAGGATCTTTTGATGTATAGCATGAGGGAAGTAAGCGGAGGTGCTGGTAACAGTGATGTGCTGAACAGTATCAAGACTAGTGTGGAGGTGACAAAAGCCACTGTTTCTTGGAAAACCGAGAGCAGCGAAGGTTGTTATCTTCCGACGACACCACAGTCCGAGGCCTATCATAACTTCTTAGGCAGCATCAATGAGCAGGTGAAGTCAGAGAGTCTTCAGATAGGTCAGCATGATCTGCATTGTAATTTTCTTGAGGATCAGGGCCCAGAGTGTCTTTTAATGGCTAGGGATAGTCTGAACCTTGAATCTTCAGGGCACAGACAAGCATGCCGGCTGAAAGAAGACCACTGTGCTGTGAAATACGAAGTGGACATCATTCCAGTCGAAGGCGGGGAGCGCAAACAAAAGAAGAGAGATCAGAacaaaactgctgctcacag GTATCGCCAGCGAAAAAGGGCGGAGCTCGATTCTTTGGAGGAGCAGCTGCACTGCCTTGAAGGGAGGAACCGGGAGCTCCGGGACAAAGCAGAGTCCGTAGAACGTGAAATCCAGTACGTTAAAGACCTGCTCATTGAAGTTTACAAGGCCCGTAGCCAAAGGCTTAAGCAGGACACAACAGCATAA